A region from the Salicibibacter cibarius genome encodes:
- a CDS encoding ABC transporter ATP-binding protein: MNNMIVVKDFVKNYGHFTAVNDVSFEVESGSIFAFLGPNGAGKSTTINTLCTILDKTSGTLRIDGKDVSTDKDAVRSVIGVVFQDSTLDNKMTVEENLKMHAYFYKLPRTIINERIQFVLDIVDLAAWKKAMISSLSGGMKRRIEIARSLMHFPKVLFLDEPTTGLDPQTRANIWEYITKLQKEKKITIFLTTHYMDEAEICHKVAVMDHGKIIAFDEPYALKKRYTKDKAYIASNDKQALEVLLKKYNLNFQNKNGHYIVQLRDLSPLMETISEHRSAIKDMEIKKGTLNDVFLALTGKDIRG, translated from the coding sequence ATGAACAATATGATCGTTGTCAAAGATTTTGTGAAGAACTATGGGCATTTCACAGCGGTGAACGATGTTTCTTTTGAAGTTGAAAGCGGGAGTATCTTTGCTTTTTTGGGCCCTAACGGCGCGGGCAAAAGCACAACCATCAACACCTTATGTACCATTTTGGACAAAACGTCAGGAACCTTGCGCATAGACGGCAAAGATGTGAGCACAGATAAAGATGCTGTCAGAAGTGTCATCGGCGTTGTTTTTCAGGATTCTACGCTCGACAATAAAATGACGGTGGAAGAAAACTTGAAAATGCATGCCTATTTTTATAAATTGCCTAGAACGATTATAAATGAGCGCATTCAATTTGTGTTAGACATCGTTGATTTGGCGGCATGGAAAAAAGCAATGATCAGCAGCTTATCAGGAGGCATGAAAAGGAGAATAGAAATCGCCAGAAGCTTAATGCATTTTCCTAAAGTTTTGTTTTTGGATGAACCGACGACAGGCCTTGACCCTCAGACGAGAGCGAACATTTGGGAGTATATCACCAAACTGCAAAAGGAAAAAAAGATAACGATATTTTTAACAACGCATTATATGGATGAGGCTGAAATTTGCCATAAAGTGGCTGTCATGGATCACGGTAAAATCATTGCCTTTGATGAGCCGTACGCATTAAAAAAACGATATACAAAGGACAAAGCTTACATCGCAAGCAATGATAAGCAAGCCTTGGAAGTCTTATTAAAAAAATATAATCTTAATTTTCAAAATAAAAATGGTCATTATATTGTACAACTGCGCGACTTATCCCCTTTAATGGAAACCATCAGCGAACACCGGTCAGCGATTAAAGATATGGAAATTAAAAAAGGAACATTGAATGACGTGTTTCTCGCACTGACAGGGAAAGACATAAGGGGGTAG
- a CDS encoding ABC transporter permease, whose protein sequence is MRVIAALWLRNVKLFARNRTQLILILIMPFFYLYLLSTIFQSASISNPVHYVLAGIVIIVVFQTSLNIATSTIEDIVSGYMKEVLVSPVKRIQIAVGQILSSTTIATFQGIMILCVGYVIGMTYTSIITPVAVIGFMIFVGLVFSAFGLFLATSIKNAQTFQVMSATMTIPITFLCGVYVPLNLLPNGLQVIALFNPMTYAAAFFRTLSLEKMSLSADELIAEQLAFKMGDLVIMPHISLFIIFSFGILFLFLSTLAFSQIDFSTLNRAKGSKDIFQQ, encoded by the coding sequence ATGCGTGTCATTGCGGCATTGTGGTTGAGAAATGTGAAGCTATTTGCCAGAAACCGTACCCAATTGATTTTAATTTTAATTATGCCGTTTTTTTATTTATATTTGTTAAGCACCATCTTTCAAAGTGCTTCCATAAGCAATCCAGTCCATTATGTTTTAGCGGGGATTGTCATTATTGTCGTTTTTCAAACCTCCTTGAATATCGCGACCTCGACGATCGAAGATATCGTGTCAGGGTATATGAAAGAAGTGCTTGTCAGCCCTGTAAAACGAATACAAATCGCAGTCGGTCAGATACTCTCTTCCACAACCATTGCCACTTTCCAAGGCATTATGATTTTGTGTGTCGGTTATGTTATCGGCATGACGTACACTTCCATAATCACACCGGTTGCCGTAATTGGTTTCATGATCTTTGTAGGGCTTGTTTTTTCGGCTTTTGGGTTATTTTTAGCCACATCGATCAAGAACGCACAAACATTCCAAGTCATGTCGGCAACCATGACAATACCGATAACCTTTTTGTGCGGCGTTTACGTCCCACTCAACCTCCTTCCCAATGGTTTACAGGTGATCGCATTATTTAATCCAATGACCTATGCAGCGGCCTTTTTCAGAACGCTTAGCTTGGAAAAAATGTCATTATCAGCAGATGAGTTAATCGCGGAACAGCTTGCCTTTAAGATGGGAGATCTTGTGATTATGCCGCACATAAGTCTGTTTATTATCTTTTCATTCGGAATATTATTTCTATTCCTTTCAACGCTTGCCTTTTCACAAATTGATTTTTCAACACTTAACCGTGCTAAAGGGAGCAAGGACATTTTTCAGCAGTAG
- a CDS encoding ABC transporter ATP-binding protein, with the protein MEIVLESKQLSKGYRVGKDHQHVLKNVDVQIKKEEFVTVMGPSGSGKSTLLYNISGMDRMTAGRVIFDGQEISTLSETELSKLRLHHMGFIFQGIHLLKNLSIFDNIILSAYLAKKSSRHQINERALELMQQTGIADLAHHDIMQASGGQLQRVGICRALINHPKMIFADEPTGALNSKSAAEIMDILADINQTGTTILLVTHDVKVAAKTERILYMVDGNIVGEKLLGKYNQHNNEMKTREEKLSKWLMEMGF; encoded by the coding sequence ATGGAAATCGTATTAGAGTCAAAACAATTAAGTAAAGGATATAGGGTCGGTAAGGATCATCAACACGTTCTTAAAAATGTGGATGTCCAAATAAAAAAAGAAGAATTTGTAACGGTGATGGGTCCGTCCGGCTCCGGTAAATCGACTTTGCTGTACAACATAAGTGGTATGGACCGCATGACTGCCGGACGTGTGATATTCGACGGACAGGAGATCTCAACACTTTCCGAAACAGAGTTGTCCAAATTGCGCTTACATCATATGGGGTTTATTTTTCAAGGCATTCATCTTTTAAAAAACTTGAGTATTTTTGACAATATCATCCTATCAGCATACTTGGCCAAGAAAAGCAGTCGTCATCAAATAAACGAACGAGCGCTGGAATTAATGCAGCAAACAGGCATTGCAGACCTTGCCCATCATGACATTATGCAGGCTTCAGGGGGACAGCTGCAAAGAGTGGGCATTTGCAGGGCCCTAATCAATCATCCTAAAATGATCTTTGCTGATGAACCCACAGGTGCACTCAATTCTAAATCCGCTGCCGAAATTATGGATATATTAGCGGATATCAACCAAACAGGGACGACGATTCTATTAGTCACCCATGATGTCAAAGTGGCTGCAAAAACAGAACGCATCCTTTATATGGTCGACGGAAACATTGTCGGCGAAAAGTTGCTAGGCAAATATAATCAGCATAACAACGAAATGAAGACCAGGGAAGAAAAGCTTTCCAAGTGGTTAATGGAAATGGGCTTTTAA
- a CDS encoding YolD-like family protein, giving the protein MNKLTPGSNLRWESSRMILPEHREQWLKHQQETRKAKKPMLDEQRWLEFEFVISEAMASNEPVKFIYWENGEFFDLIGHCHYINTDQQQFHIVCTQSDIHYLKFEKVVSMELTS; this is encoded by the coding sequence GTGAACAAGTTAACACCGGGAAGCAACTTGCGTTGGGAATCGAGCCGTATGATTTTGCCGGAGCATCGGGAGCAGTGGCTCAAACATCAGCAAGAAACGAGAAAAGCGAAGAAGCCAATGCTTGACGAGCAGCGTTGGCTAGAATTTGAGTTCGTCATTTCTGAAGCGATGGCGTCTAACGAACCCGTTAAATTCATTTACTGGGAAAATGGAGAGTTCTTTGATCTGATCGGTCACTGCCATTACATCAATACAGATCAACAACAGTTTCATATCGTTTGTACTCAATCGGATATTCATTATTTGAAGTTTGAGAAGGTCGTCAGTATGGAACTGACTTCATAA
- a CDS encoding ABC transporter permease — MLFKMLKKDIAQKKTITATLFIFITLSSLLVANGTHMMMELTHSMNSLFTKSNAPHFVQMHTGELDENAIDNFASRKAQVKDHQLVQMVNIDGLNLTLGDNPTPETSGIMDHYFVKQNHNFDYLLNLKNEIIQVSRGEIAVPVYFMQQYNLNIGDKIRIDDSPFDMDFTIVDFVRDVQMNPSIIHSKRFVVNDDDLDMLNKNVGETEYMVEFQLTDVSKLSEFRNAYQAADLPQQGPNIDYPLFKTLHALTDGVVAAVILFVSVLLTLIAMLCIRFIMLTTLEEDYREIGIMKAIGIGQKDIKKMYLAKYIVLAALASGTGFLISLFLNDLFTANIQLYLGTAEKSVLHYMVPFIAVLVTFLTVLLYCMFILRRFNKLTAVEALHSGYMGEEANVSRKSLSLSKSKYFSAPVFLGWQDVFGRFKMYSLLFFVFFVCSFMIIVPVNFLNTVQSPDFIKYMGIEQSDIRIDLQQSDNTMEQFNHMLAHIQNDEDIEQFSPLITSQFKVINSDGAEENITVESGDFSIFPLDYLEGGPPLREQEIALSYLNGQELEKSAGDRLHLIINGREQEMIVSGIYQDVTNGGRTAKALIPFNPDTVLWYEVSVDVKSPIRTGEKLDEYAQLFHPAKVTDLQSYLAETFGNTIEQLRLLTLLTIAIAVGVALLITSLFLKMVMAKDDTQIAIMKSIGFSFKDIRAQYVTKTLLVLGIGITVGMIVANTIGQSVVSFLLSLMGAPEISFVIDPVQAYILCPLILMMVVTIATLMGTVSIKKSSIAELDAE; from the coding sequence ATGCTGTTCAAAATGTTAAAGAAAGATATTGCTCAAAAAAAGACAATAACCGCGACGCTATTTATATTTATTACACTGTCATCTTTACTCGTTGCCAATGGTACGCATATGATGATGGAATTAACCCATTCTATGAACAGCTTATTTACGAAATCCAATGCCCCGCATTTTGTGCAGATGCATACTGGTGAACTGGATGAGAATGCTATTGACAATTTCGCATCAAGAAAAGCCCAAGTGAAAGATCATCAGCTTGTTCAGATGGTCAATATTGACGGATTAAATCTAACATTAGGTGACAATCCGACACCGGAAACAAGCGGTATCATGGACCATTACTTCGTTAAGCAAAATCATAATTTTGATTACTTGCTTAATTTAAAAAATGAAATCATTCAAGTTTCGCGTGGGGAAATTGCTGTACCTGTTTACTTCATGCAGCAATACAATCTGAACATTGGAGATAAAATCAGAATTGATGATTCACCATTCGATATGGATTTCACTATCGTCGATTTTGTTCGCGATGTGCAGATGAATCCTTCCATCATTCATTCAAAGCGATTTGTCGTCAATGACGATGATTTAGATATGCTCAACAAGAACGTCGGCGAAACGGAATACATGGTGGAGTTTCAACTTACTGATGTAAGTAAACTGAGCGAATTTAGAAATGCCTATCAAGCAGCAGACTTGCCCCAACAAGGTCCGAACATTGACTATCCGCTATTTAAAACGCTGCACGCGCTAACAGACGGTGTTGTGGCAGCTGTCATTCTATTCGTCAGTGTCCTGCTTACACTGATAGCGATGCTTTGTATAAGATTTATCATGCTTACAACGCTTGAAGAAGATTATAGAGAGATTGGGATTATGAAAGCGATCGGTATTGGACAGAAGGATATTAAAAAAATGTATCTCGCCAAATATATCGTGTTGGCGGCTTTGGCTTCCGGGACTGGTTTTTTGATCTCTTTATTTCTGAACGATCTATTTACGGCCAATATTCAGCTCTATTTGGGCACTGCCGAAAAGAGCGTACTACACTATATGGTTCCGTTTATTGCTGTGCTTGTCACCTTTTTAACGGTTTTACTTTATTGCATGTTCATACTCAGAAGGTTCAACAAATTGACAGCAGTAGAAGCATTGCACTCGGGATATATGGGAGAGGAAGCTAACGTAAGTCGAAAATCTCTATCACTGAGTAAAAGTAAATACTTTAGTGCTCCTGTATTCTTGGGGTGGCAGGATGTCTTCGGACGGTTCAAAATGTACAGCTTATTATTCTTTGTCTTCTTCGTATGTTCTTTTATGATCATCGTCCCGGTCAATTTTCTGAATACCGTCCAATCACCTGATTTTATCAAGTATATGGGGATCGAGCAAAGTGATATACGGATCGATTTACAACAATCAGACAACACCATGGAACAATTTAACCATATGCTTGCCCATATTCAAAACGACGAAGATATCGAGCAATTTTCACCGCTGATCACCAGTCAATTTAAAGTCATCAATAGTGATGGGGCTGAAGAAAACATCACCGTTGAAAGTGGAGATTTTTCTATTTTTCCATTGGACTATTTAGAAGGGGGTCCACCATTACGTGAGCAGGAGATCGCGCTCTCCTATTTGAACGGACAAGAGCTGGAAAAAAGCGCAGGGGATCGTCTTCATTTAATCATCAATGGGCGAGAGCAGGAGATGATCGTCAGCGGTATTTACCAGGACGTGACGAATGGCGGCAGAACAGCAAAAGCGTTGATACCTTTCAATCCGGATACCGTGCTTTGGTATGAGGTGAGTGTAGATGTAAAATCCCCTATCCGTACCGGGGAGAAACTGGATGAATATGCACAACTTTTTCACCCGGCAAAGGTCACGGATTTGCAAAGTTACTTAGCTGAAACATTCGGAAATACGATTGAACAACTCAGACTTCTGACGCTATTAACCATTGCCATTGCCGTAGGCGTCGCTTTACTCATAACATCGCTGTTTCTAAAAATGGTAATGGCCAAAGATGACACTCAAATCGCAATTATGAAAAGCATCGGTTTTTCTTTCAAAGATATTCGAGCCCAATATGTTACCAAAACATTGCTTGTGCTGGGGATCGGGATTACTGTCGGGATGATCGTGGCCAATACGATTGGCCAGAGTGTCGTTAGCTTTCTGTTATCCCTTATGGGTGCCCCAGAAATCAGTTTTGTGATCGACCCTGTCCAAGCGTACATTCTTTGCCCATTGATATTAATGATGGTGGTGACAATAGCCACACTCATGGGCACCGTATCTATCAAGAAATCAAGTATCGCTGAGCTGGATGCAGAATAA